A single genomic interval of Zobellia nedashkovskayae harbors:
- a CDS encoding aminotransferase class I/II-fold pyridoxal phosphate-dependent enzyme, which translates to MNHYIDTFPGRKITLNGVPHLYFGGTSYLGLQTDGDFQKLFISNIKKYGTNYGASRKSNIRLSVFDEAESYLAKIVGSEACITLSSGYLVGQFLAQVLNTKEHQFFYAPNTHSALYQSKIKSYTTFASLNIAVREHLESSKSAPVVFLDSIDFSGCNYPDFEALKILPLEDIILVVDDSHGLGIIGENGGGVYSILAKLKIKELIVCGSLGKGFGIQAGAVFGTKERIHFLTETPFFGGASPATPAAMATLVEADVIYELKRKRLQRNMDLFFGNLKKRKAFHFMKGHPAYTFSDVQLTEYLEANRIIVTSFPYPDKSSPLMSRIVLSAAHKKKDIEHVLHCINILP; encoded by the coding sequence ATGAACCATTATATTGATACATTCCCGGGCAGAAAGATTACGCTAAACGGAGTTCCCCATCTTTATTTTGGTGGTACTTCGTATTTAGGTCTCCAAACCGATGGAGATTTTCAGAAATTATTTATTAGTAATATTAAGAAATATGGCACCAATTACGGAGCCTCAAGAAAATCTAATATTCGTCTGTCCGTCTTTGATGAGGCTGAATCCTATTTGGCGAAAATAGTGGGTAGTGAAGCCTGTATCACTTTATCATCCGGGTACTTGGTGGGTCAGTTTTTGGCACAAGTACTCAATACCAAAGAGCATCAGTTTTTTTATGCACCGAATACGCATTCTGCGCTTTATCAATCTAAAATAAAATCGTATACCACTTTTGCATCATTGAATATTGCCGTTCGCGAGCATTTAGAATCTAGCAAATCTGCGCCTGTTGTTTTTTTAGATAGTATAGATTTCTCCGGTTGCAATTATCCCGATTTTGAAGCTTTAAAAATTCTTCCGCTAGAAGATATTATTTTGGTTGTAGATGACTCTCACGGGTTGGGTATTATTGGCGAAAATGGTGGAGGCGTTTATTCTATTTTAGCAAAATTAAAAATCAAGGAACTCATTGTCTGCGGGTCATTGGGCAAAGGTTTTGGTATTCAGGCAGGTGCTGTTTTTGGCACAAAAGAGCGTATTCACTTCCTTACTGAAACTCCTTTTTTTGGAGGTGCCAGCCCTGCAACTCCAGCGGCCATGGCAACTCTTGTTGAAGCAGATGTCATTTATGAACTCAAAAGAAAACGACTGCAACGTAATATGGATTTATTTTTTGGCAATCTTAAAAAACGAAAAGCATTTCATTTTATGAAAGGGCATCCTGCCTATACGTTTTCTGACGTGCAGTTGACGGAGTATCTTGAAGCAAACCGTATAATTGTCACCAGCTTTCCCTATCCTGATAAAAGTTCTCCGCTTATGAGTAGAATTGTATTGAGTGCAGCGCATAAAAAAAAGGATATTGAGCACGTTTTACATTGCATCAATATCCTCCCTTAG
- a CDS encoding SusD/RagB family nutrient-binding outer membrane lipoprotein, whose amino-acid sequence MKVFKYIFSITVATSLLVSCDDYLGDNVDPNKELPENVTEADLLPTAIYNSSSAHYSIALSICQYSQQLASYFEPGADTQEEVQITGGWSNIYLQALADLDQVVAIAENNEASHYIGIAKVLQAFNLGLATDQWGDVPFSTALEGEANFRPSYDSQESVYGQINALLSEAITFLEASDSSGFSIGEDDLIYSGDTSKWVKAAYFLKAKYALHLSEVDQNLAIEGVLSSVSNSFSGNEDDFQLVYNERNFNPWNSGVVLPNNTGNFSVLLSDQLVSLMDGTSIPFASIDLDPRLPLITTIGEDDTEYLGGLNGGAGSYKLAETEEEDNISANTDLGADNFYSSQSAPIILGSYSELKFMEAEALFLQNGGDAASVGTSTDAYNAYLEGIGANMDKLGVLSTDKAAYLSDASIAVGADNLTMALIMREKFIATFLNPESFVDLRRYDFDPNVFIGLELPVGHNEVLNGQWVRRAQYPTSEQTRNGEQVEAVTKGIGDPVWWDRD is encoded by the coding sequence ATGAAAGTTTTTAAATATATTTTTTCAATTACGGTAGCGACTAGCCTTTTGGTGAGTTGCGATGATTATTTGGGCGATAACGTCGACCCTAATAAAGAGCTTCCTGAAAATGTCACAGAAGCTGATCTATTGCCTACGGCAATTTATAATTCTTCTTCCGCACATTATAGCATCGCTTTAAGTATCTGTCAATATTCACAACAACTGGCCTCGTATTTTGAGCCCGGTGCAGATACTCAAGAAGAAGTGCAGATAACTGGCGGGTGGAGTAATATCTATTTACAGGCCTTGGCGGATTTAGATCAAGTAGTTGCTATTGCAGAGAATAATGAAGCAAGCCATTATATAGGTATAGCAAAAGTTTTGCAAGCATTTAATTTAGGACTTGCTACGGATCAATGGGGAGATGTTCCTTTTTCAACGGCCCTAGAGGGTGAAGCAAATTTTAGACCTTCGTATGACTCACAAGAGAGTGTTTATGGTCAGATAAATGCTTTGTTGAGCGAGGCAATAACTTTTTTAGAAGCTTCGGATAGCTCAGGGTTTTCAATAGGTGAAGACGATTTGATTTATAGTGGTGACACTTCAAAGTGGGTCAAAGCTGCTTATTTTCTGAAAGCAAAGTATGCATTGCATCTTTCTGAGGTTGACCAAAACCTAGCTATTGAAGGTGTTTTGAGTAGTGTGTCCAATAGTTTTTCTGGCAATGAAGATGATTTTCAATTAGTGTACAACGAAAGAAATTTCAATCCATGGAACTCAGGAGTAGTACTTCCTAATAACACGGGTAACTTTTCTGTATTGTTATCTGATCAATTAGTGAGTCTTATGGATGGTACATCTATTCCATTTGCTTCCATAGACCTGGATCCACGTCTACCTTTGATTACCACAATAGGTGAAGACGACACAGAATATCTTGGAGGTCTAAATGGTGGTGCTGGCAGTTATAAATTAGCAGAAACCGAAGAAGAAGATAATATAAGCGCTAATACTGATTTAGGAGCTGATAATTTTTATTCTTCCCAGAGTGCTCCCATAATTTTGGGCAGTTATTCTGAATTAAAGTTTATGGAGGCTGAAGCATTGTTTCTTCAAAATGGAGGAGATGCTGCATCTGTTGGTACTTCTACAGATGCTTACAATGCATATTTAGAAGGAATAGGGGCAAACATGGATAAGCTTGGTGTTTTGTCAACGGACAAGGCAGCTTACTTAAGTGATGCTTCCATTGCTGTAGGAGCAGATAATTTAACGATGGCTTTGATTATGAGAGAGAAGTTTATTGCCACTTTTCTAAACCCGGAATCGTTCGTGGATCTAAGAAGATATGATTTTGACCCTAATGTTTTTATAGGATTGGAACTGCCTGTAGGTCATAATGAAGTTCTAAATGGACAATGGGTGAGAAGAGCTCAGTACCCAACTTCTGAACAAACCAGAAACGGAGAACAGGTAGAAGCGGTAACCAAAGGAATTGGTGACCCAGTTTGGTGGGATAGAGACTAA